From the Perca flavescens isolate YP-PL-M2 chromosome 21, PFLA_1.0, whole genome shotgun sequence genome, one window contains:
- the atp2a1l gene encoding ATPase sarcoplasmic/endoplasmic reticulum Ca2+ transporting 1, like isoform X1 codes for MENAHMKLPAECLAYFGVNENSGLTPDQFKKNLEKYGHNELPAEEGKSIWELISEQFEDLLVRILLLAACISFVLAWFEEGEETVTAFVEPFVILLILIANAIVGVWQERNAEDAIEALKEYEPEMGKVYRSDRKSVQMIKAREIVPGDIVEVSVGDKVPADIRLVTIKSTTLRVDQSILTGESVSVIKHTDPVPDPRAVNQDKKNMLFSGTNIAAGKAIGVAVATGVSTEIGKIRDQMAATEQEKTPLQAKLDEFGEQLSKVISLICVAVWAINIGHFNDPVHGGSWIRGAVYYFKIAVALAVAAIPEGLPAVITTCLALGTRRMAKKNAIVRSLPSVETLGCTSVICSDKTGTLTTNQMCVTKMFIIKSAEGDNVSLDAFDISGSKYTPEGEVSQGGSKTNCSTYDGLVEMATICALCNDSSLDYNESKKIYEKVGEATETALSCLVEKMNVFNSNVKSLSRIERANACCTVIKQLMKKNVTLEFSRDRKSMSVYCTPTKGDGGAKMFVKGAPEGVIDRCAYVRVGTTRVPLTNAIKEKIMAVIKEWGCGRDTLRCLALATRDNPLKMEEMALEDSTKFVNYETDLTFVGCVGMLDPPRKEVCGSIELCRAAGIRVIMITGDNKGTAIAICRRIGIFTEDENVDDKAYTGREFDDLPLDEQAVAVTRACCFARVEPSHKSKIVEFLQGHDDITAMTGDGVNDAPALKKAEIGIAMGSGTAVAKSASEMVLADDNFASIVAAVEEGRAIYNNMKQFIRYLISSNVGEVVCIFLTAALGLPEALIPVQLLWVNLVTDGLPATALGFNPPDLDIMGRPPRSAKEPLISGWLFFRYMAIGGYVGCATVGGAAYWFLYDVSGPGVSYYQLSHFMQCHGENEDFVGIDCEIFEACTPMTMALSVLVTIEMANALNSLSENQSLIRMPPWSNFWLLSAMTLSMSLHFMIIYVDPLPMVFKLNHLNLDQWMVVLKLSFPVILIDEVLKFVARNYIECK; via the exons ATGGAGAACGCACACATGAAGTTGCCGGCTGAATGCCTGGCTTACTTCGGGGTGAATGAAAACAGCGGTCTCACCCCCGACCAGTTCAAGAAGAACCTGGAGAAATACGGCCACAACG AGCTGCCCGCTGAGGAGG GAAAGAGCATCTGGGAGCTGATCAGTGAGCAGTTTGAGGACTTGCTCGTCAGGATCCTGCTGCTGGCTGCCTGCATCTCCTTT GTGCTGGCCTGGTTTGAGGAAGGTGAAGAGACCGTCACTGCCTTTGTGGAACCCTTCGTCATCCTTCTTATCCTCATCGCTAACGCCATTGTTGGAGTTTGGCAG GAGCGTAATGCTGAAGATGCCATTGAGGCTCTCAAGGAGTATGAGCCTGAGATGGGCAAGGTTTACCGTTCTGACAGAAAGAGTGTGCAGATGATCAAGGCCAGGGAAATTGTCCCCGGAGACATTGTGGAGGTGTCTG TTGGTGACAAAGTCCCCGCTGACATCAGGCTTGTTACCATCAAGTCCACCACCCTGCGTGTTGACCAGTCCATCCTTACTG gTGAGTCTGTCAGTGTGATCAAACACACTGACCCTGTCCCAGACCCAAGAGCTGTCAACCAGGACAAGAAGAACATGCTTTTCTCT GGCACTAACATCGCTGCCGGAAAGGCCATCGGTGTTGCTGTGGCCACCGGAGTCTCCACTGAGATTGGTAAGATCCGTGACCAGATGGCTGccacagagcaggagaagactcCTCTGCAGGCCAAGCTGGACGAGTTCGGCGAGCAGCTGTCCAAGGTTATCTCCCTGATCTGTGTTGCTGTCTGGGCCATCAACATTGGCCACTTCAATGACCCCGTCCACGGAGGCTCATGGATCCGTGGTGCCGTCTACTACTTCAAGATCGCTGTTGCTCTGGCTGTGGCTGCCATCCCTGAGG GTCTGCCCGCTGTCATCACCACCTGCCTAGCTCTTGGTACCCGCCGTATGGCCAAGAAGAACGCCATTGTCAGAAGCCTGCCCTCTGTGGAGACCCTGGGCTGCACCTCCGTCATCTGCTCTGACAAGACTGGTACCCTCACCACCAACCAAATGTGTGTGACCAAG ATGTTCATCATTAAGAGTGCTGAAGGCGACAATGTTTCCCTTGATGCTTTTGATATCTCTGGCTCCAAGTACACCCCCGAGGGCGAGGT TTCCCAGGGAGGTTCCAAGACCAACTGCAGCACATACGACGGCCTTGTTGAGATGGCTACCATCTGCGCCCTTTGCAACGACTCCTCTCTGGACTACAATGAG TCCAAGAAGATCTATGAGAAGGTTGGTGAGGCTACTGAGACTGCCCTGTCCTGCCTGGTTGAGAAGATGAACGTGTTCAACAGCAACGTGAAGAGCCTGTCCAGGATTGAGAGAGCCAATGCCTGCTGCACA GTGATCAAGCAGCTCATGAAGAAGAACGTTACCCTGGAGTTCTCCCGTGACAGGAAGTCTATGTCCGTGTACTGCACTCCCACTAAGGGTGATGGTGGTGCCAAGATGTTTGTGAAG GGTGCCCCTGAGGGTGTGATTGACAGATGCGCATATGTGCGTGTTGGCACCACCCGCGTACCCCTGACCAACGCCATCAAAGAAAAGATCATGGCTGTTATCAAGGAATGGGGTTGCGGCCGCGACACCCTGCGTTGCCTGGCCCTGGCCACCCGTGACAACCCACTGAAGATGGAGGAGATGGCCCTCGAGGACTCAACCAAGTTTGTCAATTACGAG ACTGACCTGACCTTTGTTGGCTGCGTGGGTATGCTGGATCCCCCTCGTAAGGAGGTCTGTGGCTCCATTGAGCTGTGCAGAGCTGCTGGAATCCGTGTCATTATGATCACTG GTGACAACAAGGGAACCGCTATTGCTATCTGCCGTCGCATTGGCATCTTCACAGAGGACGAGAATGTTGACGATAAGGCCTACACCGGACGTGAGTTTGACGATCTGCCCCTTGATGAACAGGCTGTGGCTGTAACCAGGGCTTGCTGCTTCGCCCGTGTGGAGCCATCCCATAAGTCCAAGATTGTGGAGTTCCTGCAGGGTCACGATGATATTACTGCTATG ACCGGTGATGGTGTGAACGATGCCCCCGCCCTGAAGAAGGCCGAGATCGGCATCGCCATGGGCTCTGGCACTGCCGTTGCCAAGTCTGCCTCTGAGATGGTCCTGGCTGACGACAACTTCGCTTCCATTGTGGCTGCTGTTGAGGAGGGCAGAGCTATCTACAACAACATGAAGCAGTTCATCCGCTACCTCATCTCCTCCAACGTTGGTGAGGTCGTCTG TATCTTCCTGACTGCCGCTCTGGGTCTGCCCGAGGCCCTGATCCCCGTCCAGCTGCTGTGGGTCAACCTGGTTACTGACGGTCTGCCCGCCACTGCTCTTGGCTTCAACCCCCCTGACCTGGACATCATGGGCAGGCCCCCACGTTCCGCCAAGGAGCCCCTGATCTCTGGCTGGCTGTTCTTCAGATATATGGCTATTGGTG GATACGTCGGTTGTGCCACTGTTGGTGGTGCTGCCTATTGGTTCCTCTATGATGTATCTGGCCCCGGTGTCAGCTACTACCAGCTG TCCCACTTCATGCAGTGCCACGGTGAAAATGAGGACTTCGTCGGCATCGACTGTGAGATCTTTGAGGCTTGCACTCCCATGACCATGGCCCTGTCTGTGCTTGTCACCATTGAGATGGCCAACGCTCTCAACAG ctTGTCTGAGAACCAATCTCTGATTCGCATGCCCCCATGGAGCAACTTCTGGCTGCTCTCCGCCATGACCCTCTCCATGTCCCTGCACTTCATGATCATCTATGTTGACCCTCTGCCC ATGGTCTTCAAGTTGAACCATCTGAACCTAGACCAGTGGATGGTGGTCCTGAAGCTTTCCTTCCCCGTCATCCTCATTGATGAGGTGTTGAAGTTTGTGGCCCGCAACTACATTGAGTGTAAGTAG
- the atp2a1l gene encoding ATPase sarcoplasmic/endoplasmic reticulum Ca2+ transporting 1, like isoform X2 produces MENAHMKLPAECLAYFGVNENSGLTPDQFKKNLEKYGHNELPAEEGKSIWELISEQFEDLLVRILLLAACISFVLAWFEEGEETVTAFVEPFVILLILIANAIVGVWQERNAEDAIEALKEYEPEMGKVYRSDRKSVQMIKAREIVPGDIVEVSVGDKVPADIRLVTIKSTTLRVDQSILTGESVSVIKHTDPVPDPRAVNQDKKNMLFSGTNIAAGKAIGVAVATGVSTEIGKIRDQMAATEQEKTPLQAKLDEFGEQLSKVISLICVAVWAINIGHFNDPVHGGSWIRGAVYYFKIAVALAVAAIPEGLPAVITTCLALGTRRMAKKNAIVRSLPSVETLGCTSVICSDKTGTLTTNQMCVTKMFIIKSAEGDNVSLDAFDISGSKYTPEGEVSQGGSKTNCSTYDGLVEMATICALCNDSSLDYNESKKIYEKVGEATETALSCLVEKMNVFNSNVKSLSRIERANACCTVIKQLMKKNVTLEFSRDRKSMSVYCTPTKGDGGAKMFVKGAPEGVIDRCAYVRVGTTRVPLTNAIKEKIMAVIKEWGCGRDTLRCLALATRDNPLKMEEMALEDSTKFVNYETDLTFVGCVGMLDPPRKEVCGSIELCRAAGIRVIMITGDNKGTAIAICRRIGIFTEDENVDDKAYTGREFDDLPLDEQAVAVTRACCFARVEPSHKSKIVEFLQGHDDITAMTGDGVNDAPALKKAEIGIAMGSGTAVAKSASEMVLADDNFASIVAAVEEGRAIYNNMKQFIRYLISSNVGEVVCIFLTAALGLPEALIPVQLLWVNLVTDGLPATALGFNPPDLDIMGRPPRSAKEPLISGWLFFRYMAIGGYVGCATVGGAAYWFLYDVSGPGVSYYQLSHFMQCHGENEDFVGIDCEIFEACTPMTMALSVLVTIEMANALNSLSENQSLIRMPPWSNFWLLSAMTLSMSLHFMIIYVDPLPMVFKLNHLNLDQWMVVLKLSFPVILIDEVLKFVARNYIEY; encoded by the exons ATGGAGAACGCACACATGAAGTTGCCGGCTGAATGCCTGGCTTACTTCGGGGTGAATGAAAACAGCGGTCTCACCCCCGACCAGTTCAAGAAGAACCTGGAGAAATACGGCCACAACG AGCTGCCCGCTGAGGAGG GAAAGAGCATCTGGGAGCTGATCAGTGAGCAGTTTGAGGACTTGCTCGTCAGGATCCTGCTGCTGGCTGCCTGCATCTCCTTT GTGCTGGCCTGGTTTGAGGAAGGTGAAGAGACCGTCACTGCCTTTGTGGAACCCTTCGTCATCCTTCTTATCCTCATCGCTAACGCCATTGTTGGAGTTTGGCAG GAGCGTAATGCTGAAGATGCCATTGAGGCTCTCAAGGAGTATGAGCCTGAGATGGGCAAGGTTTACCGTTCTGACAGAAAGAGTGTGCAGATGATCAAGGCCAGGGAAATTGTCCCCGGAGACATTGTGGAGGTGTCTG TTGGTGACAAAGTCCCCGCTGACATCAGGCTTGTTACCATCAAGTCCACCACCCTGCGTGTTGACCAGTCCATCCTTACTG gTGAGTCTGTCAGTGTGATCAAACACACTGACCCTGTCCCAGACCCAAGAGCTGTCAACCAGGACAAGAAGAACATGCTTTTCTCT GGCACTAACATCGCTGCCGGAAAGGCCATCGGTGTTGCTGTGGCCACCGGAGTCTCCACTGAGATTGGTAAGATCCGTGACCAGATGGCTGccacagagcaggagaagactcCTCTGCAGGCCAAGCTGGACGAGTTCGGCGAGCAGCTGTCCAAGGTTATCTCCCTGATCTGTGTTGCTGTCTGGGCCATCAACATTGGCCACTTCAATGACCCCGTCCACGGAGGCTCATGGATCCGTGGTGCCGTCTACTACTTCAAGATCGCTGTTGCTCTGGCTGTGGCTGCCATCCCTGAGG GTCTGCCCGCTGTCATCACCACCTGCCTAGCTCTTGGTACCCGCCGTATGGCCAAGAAGAACGCCATTGTCAGAAGCCTGCCCTCTGTGGAGACCCTGGGCTGCACCTCCGTCATCTGCTCTGACAAGACTGGTACCCTCACCACCAACCAAATGTGTGTGACCAAG ATGTTCATCATTAAGAGTGCTGAAGGCGACAATGTTTCCCTTGATGCTTTTGATATCTCTGGCTCCAAGTACACCCCCGAGGGCGAGGT TTCCCAGGGAGGTTCCAAGACCAACTGCAGCACATACGACGGCCTTGTTGAGATGGCTACCATCTGCGCCCTTTGCAACGACTCCTCTCTGGACTACAATGAG TCCAAGAAGATCTATGAGAAGGTTGGTGAGGCTACTGAGACTGCCCTGTCCTGCCTGGTTGAGAAGATGAACGTGTTCAACAGCAACGTGAAGAGCCTGTCCAGGATTGAGAGAGCCAATGCCTGCTGCACA GTGATCAAGCAGCTCATGAAGAAGAACGTTACCCTGGAGTTCTCCCGTGACAGGAAGTCTATGTCCGTGTACTGCACTCCCACTAAGGGTGATGGTGGTGCCAAGATGTTTGTGAAG GGTGCCCCTGAGGGTGTGATTGACAGATGCGCATATGTGCGTGTTGGCACCACCCGCGTACCCCTGACCAACGCCATCAAAGAAAAGATCATGGCTGTTATCAAGGAATGGGGTTGCGGCCGCGACACCCTGCGTTGCCTGGCCCTGGCCACCCGTGACAACCCACTGAAGATGGAGGAGATGGCCCTCGAGGACTCAACCAAGTTTGTCAATTACGAG ACTGACCTGACCTTTGTTGGCTGCGTGGGTATGCTGGATCCCCCTCGTAAGGAGGTCTGTGGCTCCATTGAGCTGTGCAGAGCTGCTGGAATCCGTGTCATTATGATCACTG GTGACAACAAGGGAACCGCTATTGCTATCTGCCGTCGCATTGGCATCTTCACAGAGGACGAGAATGTTGACGATAAGGCCTACACCGGACGTGAGTTTGACGATCTGCCCCTTGATGAACAGGCTGTGGCTGTAACCAGGGCTTGCTGCTTCGCCCGTGTGGAGCCATCCCATAAGTCCAAGATTGTGGAGTTCCTGCAGGGTCACGATGATATTACTGCTATG ACCGGTGATGGTGTGAACGATGCCCCCGCCCTGAAGAAGGCCGAGATCGGCATCGCCATGGGCTCTGGCACTGCCGTTGCCAAGTCTGCCTCTGAGATGGTCCTGGCTGACGACAACTTCGCTTCCATTGTGGCTGCTGTTGAGGAGGGCAGAGCTATCTACAACAACATGAAGCAGTTCATCCGCTACCTCATCTCCTCCAACGTTGGTGAGGTCGTCTG TATCTTCCTGACTGCCGCTCTGGGTCTGCCCGAGGCCCTGATCCCCGTCCAGCTGCTGTGGGTCAACCTGGTTACTGACGGTCTGCCCGCCACTGCTCTTGGCTTCAACCCCCCTGACCTGGACATCATGGGCAGGCCCCCACGTTCCGCCAAGGAGCCCCTGATCTCTGGCTGGCTGTTCTTCAGATATATGGCTATTGGTG GATACGTCGGTTGTGCCACTGTTGGTGGTGCTGCCTATTGGTTCCTCTATGATGTATCTGGCCCCGGTGTCAGCTACTACCAGCTG TCCCACTTCATGCAGTGCCACGGTGAAAATGAGGACTTCGTCGGCATCGACTGTGAGATCTTTGAGGCTTGCACTCCCATGACCATGGCCCTGTCTGTGCTTGTCACCATTGAGATGGCCAACGCTCTCAACAG ctTGTCTGAGAACCAATCTCTGATTCGCATGCCCCCATGGAGCAACTTCTGGCTGCTCTCCGCCATGACCCTCTCCATGTCCCTGCACTTCATGATCATCTATGTTGACCCTCTGCCC ATGGTCTTCAAGTTGAACCATCTGAACCTAGACCAGTGGATGGTGGTCCTGAAGCTTTCCTTCCCCGTCATCCTCATTGATGAGGTGTTGAAGTTTGTGGCCCGCAACTACATTGAGT ACTAA